Proteins from a single region of Fibrobacter sp. UWH6:
- a CDS encoding metallophosphoesterase translates to MSSRTLYIGDVHGCADELERIVDAFGFVRGKDTLYQTGDIINKGPDMLRALKFIQKNGILTVRGNHEEHLIRMMATDESEWTEKQRARFSRLPLEDWRYILDEVKTWPLWRDTPHALLVHAGLEPGKFRLEDMDPKVILSVRYWNDIPWFEQVNWHKTVVFGHWAKMGFVDRRPGFVGLDSGCVYGKKLTAWCPEEDKFYVVPAAREYSPVKDKAKTAIDAPCMVPGDKLPEAERPKTFTDIKERIASGDIAVADDSPEAKKLRESSPSIAAEWAGY, encoded by the coding sequence ATGAGTTCCCGCACACTCTACATCGGGGATGTCCATGGCTGCGCCGATGAACTGGAACGCATTGTAGATGCTTTCGGTTTTGTCCGCGGTAAGGATACGCTGTACCAGACCGGCGATATTATCAACAAGGGACCCGATATGTTGAGGGCTCTCAAGTTTATCCAGAAAAATGGGATTCTGACGGTTCGCGGTAATCACGAGGAACATCTGATCCGCATGATGGCAACCGACGAAAGCGAATGGACCGAAAAGCAGCGCGCCCGTTTTTCCCGCCTCCCTCTTGAGGACTGGCGTTACATCCTTGACGAGGTGAAGACTTGGCCCCTGTGGCGCGATACGCCTCATGCCTTGCTGGTACATGCCGGTCTTGAACCGGGCAAGTTCCGCCTCGAAGATATGGATCCCAAGGTTATTCTTTCTGTCCGCTACTGGAATGATATTCCCTGGTTCGAACAAGTGAACTGGCACAAGACGGTTGTGTTTGGGCATTGGGCCAAGATGGGTTTCGTGGATCGTCGCCCCGGTTTTGTGGGCCTGGATTCTGGATGCGTCTATGGCAAGAAGCTAACTGCCTGGTGCCCCGAAGAAGACAAGTTCTACGTGGTTCCTGCCGCCCGCGAGTATTCTCCGGTTAAGGACAAGGCGAAGACCGCCATTGATGCCCCTTGCATGGTGCCTGGCGACAAGTTGCCCGAGGCGGAACGCCCCAAGACTTTTACCGATATTAAGGAACGTATTGCCAGCGGCGATATCGCCGTTGCCGACGATTCCCCCGAGGCGAAGAAACTCCGCGAATCAAGCCCCAGCATTGCAGCCGAGTGGGCCGGATACTAG
- a CDS encoding pseudouridine synthase, producing MRINKFISLCGIASRRAADALIADGRVEVNGQVIDDLGHQIDENVDQVLVDGKVAKLPKKTTTIMFHKPAGCVCTKDDPQGRRTVYDYLPPAYQSLKYVGRLDLQSRGLLLFTDDGELLHRLTHPSFEVPRSYFVWTDRPLSEHAAQRLVDGVDIRDEDSDVEEIAFATDVYLEKGFVELVLIEGKNREIRRMMRAVGYEIRDLKRVSYCRLQLGDLPAGEFRELTADEMNKVRQAVHV from the coding sequence ATGCGTATAAACAAGTTTATTTCTCTTTGTGGAATTGCCAGCCGCCGTGCTGCAGATGCTCTCATTGCCGATGGCCGTGTAGAAGTGAATGGTCAGGTCATTGATGATTTGGGTCATCAGATCGATGAAAATGTGGACCAGGTCCTGGTGGATGGCAAGGTTGCCAAGCTTCCAAAGAAGACCACCACCATCATGTTCCATAAGCCGGCCGGTTGCGTTTGCACCAAGGACGATCCTCAGGGTCGCCGCACCGTTTACGACTATTTGCCGCCGGCTTACCAGTCCTTGAAGTATGTGGGTCGACTGGACTTGCAGAGCCGCGGCCTGCTGCTTTTTACCGATGATGGTGAACTGCTCCATCGTCTGACTCATCCCAGTTTTGAAGTACCCCGCAGCTATTTCGTGTGGACGGATCGCCCCCTCAGCGAACATGCCGCCCAGCGCCTGGTAGACGGCGTGGATATTCGCGATGAAGATTCCGACGTTGAAGAAATCGCTTTCGCAACGGATGTCTATCTGGAAAAGGGTTTTGTGGAACTGGTGCTTATTGAAGGCAAGAACCGCGAAATCCGTCGTATGATGCGCGCCGTGGGTTATGAAATCCGCGACTTGAAGCGCGTTAGCTATTGCCGCCTTCAGCTGGGCGACTTGCCTGCAGGCGAGTTCCGCGAACTGACCGCCGACGAAATGAACAAGGTCCGTCAGGCAGTTCACGTATGA
- a CDS encoding phosphatase, with protein sequence MKNKLLATVDIGSHSCIMLIAAFEEAPAQVAEMAGGMAGEAVESAESSESAANESAESSEHGESAASAESAETADPAAAEPVSEPAAPSEPAASTAPRKILVPKLQKIEVCRLGDDVYDGDAEDEEGKRPISEKKIAELVSIMTKFRMDLHALGADLQAVVMTEAMRKASNSEEVIAAVEKAIWVRPRIISGEEEAKLTFRSVREWHGKDLVTIDIGGGSTELSNGETAFSIPVGALKMFKEMGPIPGPEYKKFVKEAFKDVSFKGMTKKPVYLIGGTGLALAMVFLNKQVFDYKAIEGLELSISDLDAVTTRISNLSKELRAMLPGLENGRHDIIICGLFWLKSLLEKLRVESFRISTAGLRFGLLYPPEVEPEQKTKAKRTPPWLKKNNS encoded by the coding sequence ATGAAAAACAAGCTTTTAGCTACAGTGGATATAGGAAGCCATAGCTGCATCATGCTGATTGCAGCTTTTGAAGAGGCTCCCGCGCAGGTCGCCGAAATGGCTGGCGGAATGGCTGGAGAGGCCGTTGAGTCTGCCGAGTCCAGTGAATCTGCCGCTAATGAATCCGCTGAATCGTCTGAACATGGGGAATCCGCAGCCTCCGCCGAATCTGCCGAAACTGCAGACCCTGCTGCCGCCGAACCCGTCAGCGAACCGGCTGCCCCCAGTGAACCTGCCGCATCAACTGCGCCTCGCAAGATTCTTGTCCCAAAGCTCCAGAAAATTGAAGTATGTCGCCTGGGCGACGATGTCTACGATGGCGATGCCGAAGATGAAGAGGGCAAGCGCCCCATTAGCGAAAAGAAAATCGCTGAACTGGTTTCCATCATGACCAAGTTCCGTATGGACTTGCATGCCTTGGGTGCAGACCTGCAGGCTGTTGTCATGACCGAGGCTATGCGCAAGGCCAGCAACTCCGAAGAAGTGATCGCTGCCGTCGAAAAGGCGATCTGGGTTCGCCCCCGCATTATTTCTGGCGAAGAAGAAGCCAAGCTCACCTTCCGTTCTGTCCGTGAATGGCACGGCAAGGATCTGGTGACCATCGATATCGGTGGCGGTTCGACGGAACTGTCCAACGGCGAAACGGCTTTCTCTATTCCGGTGGGCGCCTTGAAGATGTTCAAGGAGATGGGCCCCATTCCCGGACCCGAGTACAAGAAGTTTGTGAAGGAAGCCTTCAAGGATGTAAGCTTCAAGGGTATGACCAAGAAGCCTGTTTACCTGATTGGTGGGACGGGCCTTGCCCTGGCCATGGTGTTCCTGAACAAGCAGGTGTTCGACTACAAGGCTATCGAAGGACTGGAACTTTCCATTAGCGATCTGGATGCGGTAACGACCCGTATCAGCAACCTGTCCAAGGAACTGCGCGCCATGTTGCCGGGCCTCGAAAACGGTCGTCATGACATTATCATTTGCGGTTTGTTCTGGCTGAAGTCCCTGCTTGAAAAACTCCGCGTTGAAAGTTTCCGCATCAGTACTGCGGGACTTAGGTTCGGTTTGCTGTACCCGCCCGAAGTAGAACCAGAACAAAAAACCAAGGCCAAGCGTACACCTCCCTGGCTGAAGAAGAATAACAGTTAA
- a CDS encoding NADP-dependent malic enzyme gives MTFEEKALAYHANGKPGKIEVVPTKPHSTQTDLGLAYTPGVAVPCLEIEKNPETAYDYTGKGNLVAVISNGTAVLGLGDIGAMAGKPVMEGKGLLFKIYAGVDVFDIEVNEKDPKKFIEIVKGIAPTFGGINLEDIKAPECFEIEETLKKELDIPVMHDDQHGTAIISSAALVNALEIAGKEIDKIKLVVNGAGAAAVACTKLYLSLGVKKENVVMLDSKGVIYKGRGKLTPEKEFFATDRTDVKTLEEAIKGADMFLGLSKPNILTKEMIQSMASKPIVFALANPTPEVSYDVAVSAREDIIFATGRSDYPNQVNNVIGFPYIFRGALDVRATAINEHMKHAAVRAIAALARKPVPDVVNIAYNSERFSFGPKYIIPKPLDPRLLTDVSIAVAKAAIESGVARKPITDWDAYADSLRDMMGYDNKLIREYENMARSNPKRVVFTEGLSVNMIKAAIQAKDEGIAFPILLGNPERIKELAASEKLDVTGIEIVNPRSPEEYQRRMKFAEMYAAENGRNGETFEKAAYEMPEHNHFGMMMVKTGDADALISGSNSSFATNIGLAKKMIGIREDYKHFGALHILSTKKGTFFLADTLVNRDPDTETLVDIAKLTHDAVKFFAHEPVMAMLSYGNFGADKNASLGTAGSVRDAVKILHEQYPDYAVDGEMQVNVALNKELRDKKFPFNTIKGQDVNTLIFPCLSSANTTYRMLLEMGVGESIGPVQMGLKKPVHFTDSEASVHDIFNLTVAAVIDAIVQERLDKASAAK, from the coding sequence ATGACCTTCGAAGAAAAGGCACTTGCATACCATGCTAACGGCAAGCCGGGTAAGATTGAAGTTGTTCCGACCAAGCCCCATAGCACTCAGACCGACCTTGGCCTGGCATACACCCCGGGCGTAGCAGTTCCCTGTCTCGAAATTGAAAAGAACCCGGAAACCGCTTACGACTATACTGGTAAGGGCAACCTGGTCGCTGTTATTTCTAACGGTACCGCCGTTCTTGGCCTGGGCGATATTGGCGCCATGGCCGGCAAGCCTGTGATGGAAGGTAAGGGCCTTCTGTTCAAGATCTACGCAGGTGTCGACGTTTTCGACATCGAAGTGAACGAAAAGGATCCGAAGAAGTTCATCGAAATCGTTAAGGGTATCGCTCCCACATTCGGCGGCATCAACCTGGAAGACATCAAGGCTCCGGAATGCTTCGAAATCGAAGAAACCCTGAAGAAGGAACTGGACATCCCCGTGATGCACGATGACCAGCACGGTACCGCCATTATTTCCAGTGCCGCTCTCGTTAACGCTCTCGAAATCGCCGGCAAGGAAATCGACAAGATCAAGCTGGTGGTGAATGGTGCCGGTGCTGCTGCTGTGGCTTGCACCAAGCTGTACCTCTCCCTGGGCGTCAAGAAAGAAAACGTGGTCATGCTGGACTCCAAGGGCGTTATCTACAAGGGTCGCGGCAAGCTCACTCCCGAAAAGGAATTCTTTGCTACCGATCGTACCGACGTCAAGACTCTGGAAGAAGCCATCAAGGGTGCAGACATGTTCCTTGGCCTTTCCAAGCCCAACATCCTCACCAAGGAAATGATCCAGTCCATGGCAAGCAAGCCTATCGTGTTTGCCCTTGCAAACCCCACTCCGGAAGTTTCCTACGATGTAGCCGTCAGCGCCCGTGAAGACATCATCTTCGCTACTGGCCGTTCCGACTATCCCAACCAGGTGAATAACGTTATCGGCTTCCCCTACATCTTCCGCGGTGCTCTGGACGTTCGCGCCACTGCCATCAACGAACACATGAAGCATGCCGCCGTCCGCGCCATTGCCGCTCTTGCCCGCAAGCCGGTGCCCGATGTAGTGAACATTGCCTACAACTCCGAACGCTTCAGCTTCGGCCCCAAGTACATCATTCCCAAGCCGCTGGATCCGCGCCTGTTGACCGACGTTTCTATCGCCGTTGCCAAAGCCGCTATCGAAAGTGGCGTGGCCCGCAAGCCCATTACCGACTGGGATGCCTACGCCGATAGCCTCCGCGACATGATGGGTTACGACAACAAGCTGATTCGTGAATACGAAAACATGGCTCGTTCCAACCCCAAGCGCGTGGTATTCACCGAAGGCCTCAGCGTCAACATGATCAAGGCTGCAATCCAGGCCAAGGACGAAGGAATCGCATTCCCCATCCTGTTGGGCAACCCGGAACGCATCAAGGAACTGGCCGCTTCTGAAAAGCTGGATGTTACCGGTATTGAAATTGTGAACCCCCGTTCTCCGGAAGAATACCAGCGCCGCATGAAGTTTGCCGAAATGTACGCTGCCGAAAACGGCCGTAACGGCGAAACCTTCGAAAAGGCCGCCTACGAAATGCCGGAACACAACCACTTCGGTATGATGATGGTGAAGACCGGCGACGCAGACGCTCTGATTTCCGGTTCCAACAGCTCCTTCGCTACCAACATCGGTCTGGCCAAGAAGATGATCGGTATCCGCGAAGATTACAAGCACTTCGGCGCTCTGCACATCCTCTCTACCAAGAAGGGTACTTTCTTCCTGGCAGATACTCTGGTGAATCGCGACCCGGATACCGAAACTCTGGTGGACATTGCAAAGCTCACTCACGATGCCGTGAAGTTCTTTGCTCATGAACCGGTGATGGCTATGCTCAGCTACGGTAACTTCGGTGCCGACAAGAACGCAAGCCTGGGTACCGCTGGTAGCGTCCGTGATGCCGTGAAGATCCTTCACGAACAGTATCCGGACTACGCCGTGGATGGCGAAATGCAGGTGAACGTGGCCTTGAACAAGGAACTCCGCGACAAGAAGTTCCCCTTCAATACCATTAAGGGCCAGGACGTGAATACCCTCATCTTCCCCTGCCTCTCTTCTGCAAACACCACCTACAGAATGCTCCTGGAAATGGGCGTTGGCGAATCCATCGGTCCTGTACAGATGGGCTTGAAGAAGCCGGTTCACTTCACCGACTCCGAAGCTTCTGTCCACGACATCTTCAACCTGACCGTTGCCGCCGTTATCGACGCTATCGTTCAGGAAAGGCTTGATAAGGCGAGTGCAGCAAAATAG
- a CDS encoding HU family DNA-binding protein: MNKQDLIEAILANKEAGIESKAAAGRAVDAVLDGITAGIKKDGLVQLIGFGTFQVKERAARTGRNPQTGATIKIKASKTVSFKVGAGLKATAAAKKNSKKK; the protein is encoded by the coding sequence ATGAACAAGCAAGATCTCATCGAAGCAATTCTCGCCAACAAGGAAGCTGGCATTGAATCCAAGGCTGCTGCTGGCCGCGCTGTTGACGCTGTGCTCGACGGTATCACCGCTGGTATCAAGAAGGACGGTCTCGTTCAGCTGATCGGTTTCGGTACCTTCCAGGTTAAGGAACGTGCAGCACGTACCGGTCGCAATCCGCAGACTGGCGCTACCATCAAGATCAAGGCTTCCAAGACTGTTTCCTTCAAGGTTGGTGCTGGCCTCAAGGCTACCGCTGCTGCTAAGAAGAACTCCAAGAAGAAGTAA
- a CDS encoding AI-2E family transporter, with the protein MTKIWTLDRIMRFLIMVLGAVALLWVLNYLSGVLSPFFAAFLMAYILDPLVCKLQTKVKHRIVAVIIVLLVALLLITGALWIFIPMVVNEVRHLGELIPRMFSDSAWSSRLTAFVPADMWRTARSLISWDQVADAMKTLDFWNAVQSAAGKILPGAWGVLSKTSSIFLGISGVIAVIMYLVFIMLDMPKLRRAAVSVLPSRFKHTASSVGKEMDRFMGNYFRAQSLVALSVGVLYAIGFSIVGLPMGVAFGLFSGALNMVPYLQLTTIPVALLLAVVYALDTGMPFWEVAIIVLVVYAVVQVIQDFFLVPKIVGSSMDLPPVGILLSLSIWGKLLGFLGLIVAIPFTCLCLVYVEKIQRKADEIVDRGDETAPKA; encoded by the coding sequence ATGACGAAAATCTGGACGCTGGACCGCATTATGCGGTTTTTGATCATGGTGCTCGGGGCGGTGGCGCTCCTGTGGGTCTTGAACTACCTGAGTGGGGTGCTGTCTCCGTTCTTTGCCGCCTTCCTTATGGCATATATTCTGGACCCGCTGGTCTGTAAATTGCAGACAAAGGTAAAACATCGTATCGTGGCCGTAATCATTGTGCTGCTGGTGGCGTTGCTTCTTATAACCGGAGCCCTGTGGATCTTTATTCCGATGGTGGTGAACGAAGTGCGGCACCTGGGGGAACTGATCCCGCGCATGTTCAGTGACTCTGCCTGGAGTAGTCGTCTAACGGCTTTCGTGCCTGCTGATATGTGGAGGACTGCCCGTTCCCTGATTTCCTGGGACCAGGTGGCCGATGCCATGAAGACATTGGATTTCTGGAATGCAGTGCAGTCTGCGGCCGGAAAGATCTTGCCCGGCGCCTGGGGTGTGCTTTCGAAGACCTCCAGCATCTTCCTGGGAATTTCTGGCGTGATTGCGGTAATCATGTACCTGGTGTTTATCATGCTGGATATGCCTAAGCTGCGTCGTGCGGCGGTGAGCGTTTTGCCTTCCAGGTTCAAGCATACGGCCAGTTCCGTGGGCAAGGAAATGGACCGCTTCATGGGTAACTATTTCCGCGCCCAGTCCCTGGTGGCCTTGAGTGTTGGTGTGCTTTACGCCATCGGCTTTAGCATTGTGGGCTTGCCTATGGGTGTAGCTTTCGGTTTGTTCTCGGGAGCCTTGAACATGGTGCCCTACCTGCAGCTGACCACCATTCCCGTGGCACTCTTGCTGGCGGTGGTTTACGCCCTGGATACGGGCATGCCTTTCTGGGAAGTGGCGATTATCGTGCTGGTGGTCTACGCCGTGGTGCAGGTGATTCAGGACTTTTTCCTGGTGCCGAAAATTGTGGGTTCCTCTATGGATTTGCCGCCGGTGGGAATCCTTCTTTCCCTTTCGATCTGGGGCAAGTTGCTTGGATTCCTGGGGCTGATCGTGGCCATTCCCTTTACCTGTCTGTGCCTGGTCTACGTGGAGAAAATCCAGCGCAAGGCCGATGAAATCGTGGATCGCGGGGACGAAACGGCGCCGAAGGCTTGA
- a CDS encoding tetratricopeptide repeat protein — translation MAKVVQITAENFETEVAQASETRPVAVLFSSAEYPDCAPYSQLVGKFSTELDFTLGVVSCDDRANMQLIQAFRVRSVPEIHVVDKGQIADVIAGVLPEDELKKRLEKFYTSDESRFMEALEIAIASKNYEVALPMLNEALQKTPDDKKLLLLWAKASLGMGDTEKAKEILKKFNEADDQYKEAKSLLELLDFHAEAAKKDVQGKEAIVYHEACCMAAAENFESALQAFLNLYVEAPEWNDSAAKKAMLTLFGVLGPKHELTWKYRAKLNTIMFI, via the coding sequence ATGGCAAAAGTTGTACAGATTACCGCAGAAAATTTTGAAACAGAAGTTGCACAGGCTTCTGAAACCCGTCCCGTTGCAGTCCTCTTCTCCTCCGCCGAGTATCCGGATTGCGCCCCCTATTCCCAGCTGGTGGGAAAGTTCAGCACCGAACTTGACTTTACCCTGGGCGTCGTCAGTTGCGACGATCGCGCCAACATGCAGCTGATCCAGGCATTCCGCGTACGTTCCGTTCCCGAAATCCACGTGGTGGACAAAGGCCAGATTGCAGACGTTATCGCAGGTGTGCTGCCCGAAGACGAACTGAAGAAGCGTCTCGAAAAGTTCTACACCAGCGACGAATCCCGCTTTATGGAAGCCCTCGAAATCGCCATCGCCAGCAAGAACTACGAGGTCGCCCTGCCCATGCTCAACGAAGCCTTGCAGAAGACTCCCGACGACAAGAAGCTTTTGCTCCTGTGGGCCAAGGCCAGTCTCGGCATGGGCGATACCGAAAAGGCAAAGGAAATTCTGAAGAAGTTCAACGAAGCCGACGACCAGTATAAGGAAGCCAAGTCCCTGCTGGAACTTCTGGATTTCCATGCGGAAGCCGCCAAGAAGGATGTTCAGGGCAAGGAAGCCATCGTTTATCACGAAGCCTGCTGCATGGCCGCCGCCGAAAATTTTGAAAGCGCCCTCCAGGCATTCCTTAATTTGTACGTAGAAGCCCCGGAATGGAACGACAGCGCAGCAAAGAAGGCTATGCTCACGCTATTCGGCGTTCTGGGACCCAAGCACGAACTGACTTGGAAGTACCGCGCCAAGCTGAACACGATCATGTTCATCTAG
- the dusA gene encoding tRNA dihydrouridine(20/20a) synthase DusA: MNIDFNRRLSIAPMLDCTDRHERYFLRLISKHVLLYSEMVVTHALLHAKPEMFLGHEEFEYPAVLQLGGSNPADLAKCSKMVEAAGFQEVNLNCGCPSDRVQSGSFGACLMKDKNLVADCFKSMQDAVSIPVSIKCRIGVDEFDSWDFFRDFVGTIADAGCKYFIIHARKAWLKGLSPKENREVPPLHYEFVHKLKTEMPQLNIAINGGIRSMDQVLAHLNGDPTSAGTGVALDGVMVGREPYENPWFLHDADERVFGDTAPATKSRKAVLEAYLPYVEKQFAEGCPATILVKHIYGLFAGLPGARKFRQMLSEGAPRAKNYGGPAELIRKAMEFVVEEV, encoded by the coding sequence ATGAATATTGATTTCAACCGCAGATTGTCTATCGCCCCGATGCTGGATTGCACCGACCGCCACGAACGTTATTTCTTGCGTTTGATTTCAAAGCACGTGCTGCTGTACAGCGAAATGGTGGTGACTCACGCCCTGCTCCACGCCAAGCCCGAGATGTTCCTGGGGCACGAGGAATTCGAATACCCCGCCGTGCTGCAGCTGGGCGGAAGCAATCCCGCCGATTTGGCCAAGTGCAGCAAGATGGTGGAAGCCGCAGGTTTCCAGGAAGTGAACCTGAATTGCGGCTGCCCCTCGGATCGCGTCCAGAGCGGAAGTTTCGGAGCCTGCCTCATGAAGGACAAGAACCTGGTGGCCGACTGCTTCAAGTCCATGCAGGATGCCGTAAGCATTCCCGTTTCCATCAAGTGCCGCATCGGCGTAGATGAATTCGACAGTTGGGATTTTTTCCGGGATTTCGTGGGCACCATCGCTGATGCAGGCTGCAAGTACTTTATTATTCACGCCCGCAAGGCCTGGCTGAAGGGGCTTTCGCCCAAGGAGAACCGCGAGGTTCCTCCCCTGCATTATGAGTTTGTTCATAAGTTGAAGACAGAAATGCCCCAGCTGAATATTGCCATCAATGGCGGCATCCGCAGCATGGACCAGGTGCTTGCCCACCTGAATGGCGACCCCACTTCTGCTGGAACGGGTGTGGCGCTAGACGGCGTCATGGTGGGCCGCGAACCCTACGAAAACCCCTGGTTCCTGCACGACGCCGACGAACGTGTTTTCGGAGATACCGCTCCCGCCACCAAGTCCCGCAAGGCCGTCCTTGAAGCATACCTACCCTATGTAGAAAAGCAGTTCGCCGAAGGCTGCCCCGCCACCATCCTGGTGAAGCACATCTACGGCCTTTTCGCAGGCCTCCCTGGGGCCAGAAAGTTCCGCCAGATGCTTAGCGAAGGCGCTCCCAGAGCCAAAAATTACGGCGGACCCGCGGAATTAATCCGCAAGGCCATGGAATTTGTGGTGGAAGAAGTATAA
- the argF gene encoding ornithine carbamoyltransferase, translating to MIDRSKHFLRLADWSEERILETVAIASRLKKEVHAGQVSDRLHGQNIGMFFEKPSLRTITTFQVGMNQLGGHAVLLSPDSIGLGKRESIKDVARCLSRWVNALVVRCFKQDLVEQLAEYGSIPVVNALTDDYHPCQAIAFAQMIEENLGGMKGKTVAFIGDGNNVANSFLALCSKVGMNFTLACPKGFEQPAHVIEEAQADFKRHGCQYRVFNDPKEAVKDADILYSDVWVSMGQEGQKESKQNHFLPFRIDADLLKYAPSHVKVSHCLPAHRGDEITDEVMDNLDLNMSYEEAENRLHAHKAVLWQVMPPFNK from the coding sequence ATGATCGATCGCAGCAAGCACTTCCTCCGCCTCGCCGACTGGAGCGAAGAAAGAATTCTCGAAACCGTAGCCATCGCTTCCCGCCTCAAGAAGGAAGTCCATGCAGGCCAGGTCTCCGACCGTCTCCACGGCCAGAACATCGGCATGTTCTTCGAAAAGCCGTCTCTGCGAACCATCACTACTTTCCAGGTGGGCATGAACCAGCTGGGTGGCCACGCCGTGCTGCTCTCCCCGGACTCCATCGGTCTTGGCAAGCGCGAATCCATCAAGGATGTGGCCCGCTGCCTTTCCCGCTGGGTAAACGCTCTCGTTGTCCGCTGCTTCAAGCAGGACCTGGTGGAACAGCTGGCTGAATACGGTTCCATTCCCGTTGTGAACGCCCTGACCGACGACTACCACCCCTGCCAGGCTATCGCTTTCGCCCAGATGATCGAAGAAAATCTCGGTGGCATGAAGGGCAAGACTGTGGCCTTCATCGGCGACGGCAACAACGTTGCTAACTCTTTCCTCGCCCTCTGCTCCAAGGTGGGCATGAACTTTACTTTGGCTTGCCCCAAGGGTTTTGAACAGCCGGCTCACGTGATCGAAGAAGCCCAGGCTGACTTCAAGCGCCACGGCTGCCAGTACCGCGTATTCAACGACCCGAAGGAAGCTGTCAAGGACGCCGACATCCTTTATAGCGACGTATGGGTCTCCATGGGTCAGGAAGGCCAGAAGGAATCCAAGCAGAACCACTTCTTGCCGTTCCGCATCGACGCAGACCTTTTGAAGTACGCTCCGTCCCATGTTAAGGTTTCCCACTGCCTGCCCGCTCACCGCGGCGACGAAATCACCGACGAAGTGATGGACAACCTTGACCTGAACATGAGCTACGAAGAAGCCGAAAACCGCCTCCACGCCCACAAGGCCGTGCTGTGGCAGGTCATGCCCCCGTTCAACAAGTAA
- a CDS encoding carboxypeptidase-like regulatory domain-containing protein produces MVKMFKCIVAGLVGGWLVACSTDSEVAGVSTVETENAYVVQVVDEGGAPVANATAVLRAANYLPALEVLKKETAVRIFTSDSVGIVRVDTLFADSMTLEVMDEGRGAFALLLANQIKMGDSSEIAVSPLSVMSGRIDLPEGSDGVWIQVYGTDRKVKTDSEGFYKIEGLAPADYRVRIVAGDSIVEDLVTVPLAAPESSSSGQIAESSSSDESESSSDEEPGSSAPLGYLNVLDFENGLKSNVLFAGDSSELYLKPTDTTVVMSPVEDSAALAVVDAGAGREGKAFHWTTSGMQGHWSFMGLWICSSSDPCDFSGIDSVEYFVRGMGSYSFNLEAIVDGTSGKAVFLDTLGGADEWERVVVKPSDFMVGDSTYGNMGWDYVSKQATNIAVSAYFDTEIWIDDIKFYGVNEKDLR; encoded by the coding sequence ATGGTTAAGATGTTTAAGTGCATTGTTGCCGGGCTTGTGGGCGGCTGGCTTGTGGCCTGTTCCACGGATAGCGAGGTGGCAGGTGTCAGTACTGTCGAAACAGAAAACGCCTATGTGGTCCAGGTGGTGGACGAAGGTGGCGCCCCTGTGGCCAACGCCACTGCAGTCTTGAGGGCTGCGAACTATCTGCCTGCCTTGGAAGTCTTGAAGAAGGAAACTGCCGTCAGGATCTTTACCTCGGATTCCGTCGGCATTGTCCGCGTCGATACATTGTTTGCAGATTCCATGACCCTCGAGGTGATGGATGAAGGCCGTGGCGCATTTGCCCTGCTCCTGGCCAATCAGATCAAGATGGGGGATTCCTCTGAAATTGCCGTTAGCCCCCTGAGTGTCATGTCGGGTAGGATCGACTTGCCCGAAGGCAGCGATGGCGTCTGGATCCAGGTTTACGGTACCGATCGGAAGGTCAAGACCGATAGCGAAGGCTTCTATAAGATTGAGGGCCTTGCTCCTGCAGATTACCGCGTTCGAATCGTCGCCGGCGATTCTATTGTCGAGGACCTGGTGACTGTTCCTCTGGCGGCTCCTGAAAGTTCGTCTAGTGGTCAGATTGCCGAAAGTTCCTCCAGCGATGAGTCGGAATCCTCATCCGACGAGGAACCGGGTTCCTCCGCGCCCCTGGGATACCTAAATGTCCTGGATTTCGAAAACGGATTGAAGTCTAACGTCCTGTTTGCCGGAGATTCTAGCGAACTTTATTTGAAGCCTACGGACACCACGGTGGTCATGTCTCCTGTTGAAGATAGCGCCGCCCTGGCCGTTGTAGATGCCGGTGCAGGTCGCGAGGGCAAGGCATTCCACTGGACAACTTCTGGAATGCAGGGACATTGGTCTTTCATGGGCCTGTGGATTTGCTCCAGTTCCGATCCTTGTGACTTCAGCGGCATTGATTCCGTGGAATACTTCGTTCGTGGCATGGGCTCCTATTCCTTCAATCTTGAAGCCATTGTTGACGGAACTTCTGGCAAGGCAGTGTTCCTGGACACCCTTGGTGGTGCGGATGAATGGGAGCGTGTGGTGGTGAAACCTTCCGACTTTATGGTGGGCGACAGCACCTATGGAAACATGGGCTGGGATTACGTTAGTAAGCAGGCTACGAACATCGCAGTTTCCGCATATTTTGATACGGAAATCTGGATTGATGACATCAAATTTTATGGAGTTAATGAAAAGGACTTAAGGTAA